One Carettochelys insculpta isolate YL-2023 chromosome 1, ASM3395843v1, whole genome shotgun sequence genomic window, ATCAGAGAAGTTATACTACACAGGGGGTCCCTGACTTACAAACACATTGACTTATGACCACCCGTACCTGTGACCAACCTCCAGTTTACCCCATCCCCGTGTATGTCGCAGCTCACCTCCCCTAGCAGGGGGCTCCAACTAcactcctggggctcccctccaacccccgctgacctggctccaacccctgttccccaacccccctgcacacccagaTCTTGACCCCATCCAACCCAGCCCTAACCTCCTTGAACCtgtcccccatgcccccagctcCCAAGTGGCCCAGATCACGCCCCCCGCGCAGCTGGCTCACCACTCACAGGGTTCCAACCTAGCCCCCATTCAATCCCCCTGCCCCGATCCACCCCTTCTGAAGCCTTATTTGAAAACAAGCATCACATTAGCTGTCTCCAGTCACCTGCCTCAGAGGCTGATTTAACCATTCATTGCCTATGGCAGTTTGAATTCCTTCGGAGCTCTTCAGTGactaccatctggtcctggtgactttcTACTGTAAAATTTATCACTTTGTTGGAAAACCTCCTCTTGATGTGCCAGTGACCTGTCACCCACACATGAGATCACAACTGTGGGAATCTCCTTCACCCACTGCAGTGACGACAAATGCAAATAACTCATTTCATCTCTCCACAAGTGCATTATCTTCCCTGACTGCTCCCCTCGCAGCTCCATTGCTGTAGCTCACTGatgaacttttatttttttaagtaattgCTATTAACTTTGTCTTTTCTGCTACTTCTTCATGGATGGGCGTACATGGACCTGTTGTGCTGACAGATTCATGGAAATGAATTGTCGCACAATTGTAGatggcttctcattagcataatcatgcaGCTGATTAACATAGCCACCCAATATCTCCCTGCcagtggcaggtgctggcagtaAATGGTCTTGTAGGAAAAAAACCTCTGTTGCCAGCTCCTTGTGCCTGAATTTTTTGAGCACTTGTTAGTGCATCTGATTCAGTGTTTCTAGCTTTTCTGCAACACATTTTTACAAACAAAACCCTTCCTTGGTAAAACAGGGAGCTGAGGTTGCTGTAGAGTCTCTCGATCCCAGAAGTTGGGTTTCTTAGGAAGACAAGACATAGTGCAAGACTTGCAATAAAATCCCAGAAGTTGGGAGCACACGGAGAGTGACAATGAGTTGATGTTTTGCTCACACAGTCCATTAGCTGTAGGAAGGTTGCTTCACTCTGCATTGCCCCTACATGTCAGTGCTGCACAATTGACAGGCAGCCGTAATGGTGGTTGTCTTGCAGTGTCCCTGGGTACCTGAGTAACGGCTTAGAGGTGTTTCTCCTCACAGTCAGGCACATGAGGCAGTTGTCAGATGGAGTTTGACAGGATTTTTCACCAGACGACATGCCTGGTGTCCCCTGCCATAGCAGGGAACTGGGCTCAGAGACTCAAGTGATCACTTTTAGACCCATGTCCTATTGGTCATGTTCACTCATTTTGTTTATACCAGGCAGTCCGGGGGGTGTTGTGTGTTCACTCAGACCAGGAGTGCTGGAGATATTTTTAAAGTGGGGGTGCTGAGTTGTGCCCCTCCCTGTACCTGTTTGCACCCTTCACTGCCCCACCCTGGGGTCATATCTTGGGCTGCCAGTCCTCCCAGACCAGCTTCCATTGCAATAAAAGGGGTCTGGTCTGCCCCTTTCAGGTGAGCTGGCACAATAGCCACAGCTGTGGAGCCTATAGCGCTGGTGGGCTGGACCCTGGGGCTGGTCAACTGCAGAACCTATAGGGCTTGCTGTCAGTGAGATCCAGTGGTACCCCAAAGAGATCACTCGTGGTGCAAAACCTGAGGCACCTCCACCTTCCCTGCCTGGGAAGTCAGAAAGTCTGGTCCCCACAGCACACTGGCAGCAGAGGGATAtctctgggggtgggagaggcctGTTTCTGGAACTGAGCACATCAGCAGGGGGAGATTTTCCTGTGGGAGTCTGGGGGAAGCCCCGGTGGgcactgtggtgggcagggcgACATCACCAGGGGTCACCTGAACTCTTGTCAAGAGTGGAAGTAGAGGCCatagtggggggcagggcactcaATGGGGTTTTGCAGGGAGGTGAGGCTGACGGAAGCAATCTTGGCCACAGAGGAGGCCGTGGAAgctgggcaggaagggaggcTGATCACATTCTGGACTTTCCCAGAACATGTTCATGACTACAGTGAGGTGGACAGACAGGTGGGTGGGCACGTCTCCTATTATAACAGtatagttttattttaatttatttctgcaAGAACACAGCTGTGATGGCATCAAGGTGACCACCTCATCACACGTGAAGGAGCCACGTGATTTATCAGAACTTTGTGATAAGTTTGTGACAAGCCAAGTTCCTAGGAATGGAACCTGCAGCACGGTTCTTTAGCCTTATCCCCTTTAGCCTTACCTGAAGTCCAGTTCTTTAGCCTTACCCCCATCCTCTCAGATTTTGCCTTCTGCATTTTGCCACTGGCTGTGACAGTGGCTAATGCTGTTGGACACAAATCCAATCACCTGAGGTTCCCTGATGGCAAAGAGGCCCCCAAGGGAATGTGCCAGGATACTGCATAAATACAATTGCCTCCCAATcagaacacacactgcctgctgcctgtgCAACCTCTCCGCTGACTCCATGTTCACTAGGGTGGTGACCTGAGGTGTCAGGGCTCCCCATCTAACAAGAACTGGGTACGTTGGCAGATTTCACTGGCTTTAAAATGTGCCCCGATTCTTCAGGTTGTGAGCGGTTCACACTTGCTGGTGTTCTGTGCCGAGGAAAAGGATTCAGTCGGGTTGCTGGGGTAGCAGAGtgacagggctggagggcagaCATTGTAAGAGAGCTGGGAAACCCTCCCTTACATCAGCCCAAGCTTGACGGTAGGTTGTTCAGGCTTCACAGAAATCTGACATTAACAGTGAGCTTGGAGCAGTAAAAACCTAATCCAGCTTTTCACAGCTGGTCCTATTTCTAAAGGTGCCTGGTGCTCTGTACTTGAACCTGtctggggctgaggatgaggagACAGTATAGTCACCTCTGAGTGGTCCCTTGACAGGTTTGAGTTCAGAGCACTGGCACCTCTAGAAATGGAACCCAGCACAGAACATCAGCAGAAACTCCCAAAGCACCTACGGTGAGTTTCCTCCCACAAATGTACTGTGTAAAGGTAATAACATGACTTTATTCTCTGGCTAGTTTCTGAAGACAGGACTCAGAGCTTCATTGCTGGCTGGTAGAAGGTTCAATAGGGCACAATTTTCTTTCCGGACTAGATGTGTGCTCTGATATTTCCACACAGTAGATTCACCTGAGTTACAGGGCTACCAGCATCTCAGACCCTGTCTGCACTGTAAGCGCCAGAAATCAGCCCTCCTACCCAGCCCTCTCATGGGATGGGCTCTGACACTACTCCAGCTTCAGACAGAACCCTGGACTACAGCATcgtctcggcccaccgggcctgGCTGGCAGTTCCAAAAGGGTTTGACACCTGTGGTCCTTCCCAAAGGCAGGAGCTGGTAAGTGGTGCGATTGGGGAGCAGACAGCTTCTTCACCCAAAACACTTTTTAAGCAGAACAACAGGAATTAAGCATAACGTGGGCAAATAAGAGGGTTTTAAAGAACACTCTACATGTCTCTGACCTCAGATCCTCCCACTTTCCTGCAGACAAAGGGCCTTCAGACTTCCCAATGTTGTCTGTGCCTGTCAGTCGGAAGGGTTTCTCAGCAACTGCACACTGTCTCCCACCCCGGGAAGAACAAGAAGCATAATGTGCCTGGAGCCCAGAAACAGGCTATTCCCAGCTGGTAGCTCTGGTGTGGCCTATAATCCTCCCTGAAGCGCACACTGAGATATGCTTGCTTTTTAACTGTTGCTTCCCTTCCTGGTGGTATTTATGCAGCGTAATGTTGAACTAAGAGAAGCCAGACTGGTAATCCTAATACAGCCATGACATAGAATATCCAACCATCTACTCAGCATAAGCTCACAGCAAACACACCAACACCCAGGTTTAACAGAAACATTCATTAAGGTCCCACTCTGGATTGAGGCAGCAGGTGAACAGAATGGAACCTGTGGAGAACCAGTCAGCAATTACTCCTTGgagagaaagcagtcaagtagcactttaaagactagcaaaatagtttattaggtgagctttcgtgggacagagccacttcttcagaccatagccagagtctgttctggcctggctatggtctgaagaagtgggtctgtcccacgaaagctcacctaataaactattttgctagtctttaaagtgctacttgactgctttttgttttgatagtgcatagactagcatggcttcctctctgttactatccttagAGAGAGGAACTACGAGACGTTTGTATGCCAACAAGTGGCAGAATGGGTGCAGAGATGCTGTGATCTCATTACATTTGAGAAAAAGTTgcaagaattggacttgtttagtctGGACCAGGGaggactgagagaggacatgctGATGGCTCTGAAGTATCTAAAATATTGTTATTAGGAGGAGGTGAATAATTATTCTCTTTGCAATCTGATgacaggagaagaagcaatgggtttaaactgcggCACGGAAAGTTTAGGTTCGGTATTAGTAAAAAACTTCCTGAGTGTCAGGAAGCACTGGTATTAAGTGACTtcagaggttgtggaatttccatccgtGGAGATTTATAAGGACAGGATGGACATATACATCAGTGATCGTCTAGAtggttcctggtcctgccatgagggcaggtgactTGACTCGATAACTTGTTGTGGTTCCTTCCTGTTCTATAATCTATGATCTTGCCAGATCCTGCAGAAATCTAGACAGCCAACGCTACTGTAAGCCCCAAAGGACAGATGTGTAAAAGTTAGGCCAAAATTATACAATGCTTTACAGATGTTATATCAAACTTCCACAGCGTGCTTTTATAGAGCACCATCGGCAGAACTGATGAAATTGCTACAGGAAGGAGCCGTGGTAACTTTACTATTTAAtgatttttgctttcaaaaatatttctgaagtaCTCCAAATTCTGTTTTCAAGGGGTTTCTGCTCTTAACTCTTTATTCTCTGAAAAATGGTATGTTCCTGTCCCCTGGTAACAAACCAGCAGCTGTTATACCACATACATGACTGAACTCTCTGGATTAAGCAAACATTGGCCAAACAAAGCACTTCAGCTTGTCTTGAGGTGTAAGAGTGTGTTACCAGAAGCCTTGGTTAAGGGCAATTTAATAGACCCTGGTCTGATTGAAATAATACCTATACATCTGGAGGGTTGCCACAGATGTCACTGATGTTGAGTCAAGAACCTTCCCCTAAGAATTTATCCCATGTATGTCAGATAGGATTTGTGTATTGTGTACTCTCAGGAGTGGGAACatagaaaaaaatacatataatGAGTCTAAcaaatacatttataaataaCTTTAATGCAGGAACAATAAATACAATGGGAATTTTTACCATGCAGCAAGCATGagtttatatgtgtgtgtatatatacaatgGGTCACCTTCAGAAGTGGACTGTCAGAGCCAAGGTCTGTAGGAAGGTCAGTACAGTAATATGTCTCAATGCACAGCAGGCTCTAGTGCTCACAGTTAAATAACACAAAAGGTCCCAAAAACTTAGCAGGACTGAAGGAGGGACTGGATTATTCTACAGTTTATAAGCAAATGAAATTACAGTAGTGAGGGCTTTTAGACTTCCTTTGTCCTTTATACTAAACAAATTGTATAACTTGTGACTGGCACAAGTTCCCTGCAAGCAAGTTGTGTCATAGTTATCTATTTCAGGTCTTCTTTCTCCATCTTCTCCACTGTCTTCTACTGGCCACTGGACAGTGGGATTGATTGACTAACAAgctgatccagtctggcagtgCCTACATTCCTATTTGAGATATAAAAGCAAGACCATGTTCTTCGTGTCTTCCATGAGTTTGGGGGAGTTTCTAGGTTTGTGATGAGCACAGAACGAAGTGTCATTATatatcgtctgaagaagtgagttaactcacgaaagctcatgctctaaacttttctgttagtctataaggtgccacaggacccttcgttgctctacagatccagactaacacggctacccctctgatattataTATCATGTAATCaccttttctttttccatttaggAAAGAAAGCTAAAACTTCATTGGATCAACCCAGTATGCCATGTCACCTGTCAATGACACCACATTCACACATGCAGTTTTCCTTCTCACTGGGATACCTGGGAAGGAAGATATCTATCTGTGGATCGCTATCCCCTTCTGTTTCATATATGTTATTTTGATCCTAGCCAACTCCATCATTCTCAATGTTATAAAAACAGATTCAAGTCTCCATGAGCCAATGTACGTTTTTCTTTCCATGCTGGCTGTCACAGATCTTGCCTTATCGATAACCACCATGCCAACAATATTGGGCATATTTTTGTTTAACTCAAGGGAGATCAGTTTCAATGCCTGTTTTGCCCAAATGTTCTTCATCCACTTTAGTCAATTTGCTGAATCCTCTGTGCTCTTGTTTATGGCTTTTGACCGTTTTGTAGCGATCAGTAACCCCCTGAGATACGCTTCCATCTTAACCCTGCCAAGAATAGCCATgatggggcttgtgtgtgtgttaagaGGGTTGGCTATTATACTCCCACTTCCACTTCTCCTGAAAAGGTACCGATATTGTAGAGACAatgtcctctcccattcctactgcCTACACCAGGAGGTCATGAAGCTGGCTTGTGCAGACATCACAGTCAACAGCATCTATGGGTTGTCTGCATTAGTTTTAACAATGGGGTTGGATGCActgctcatcttcctctcttATGTGATGATCATGAAGACGGTGCTGAACATTGCATCCCAAGCGGATTGTCTGAAGGCCTTGAAAACCTGTGGATCTCACCTCTGCATAGTCTTGCTCTTCTACTCACCAGAGATAAGCTTGTCTGTTATGCACAGATTCATGAATAGTTCCTCACACTTGCTTCAGATAATCCTGGGCTATATCTATCTTCTGGTGCCACCCCTGATGAACCCAATTGTGTACAGCGTGCAAAGCACACACCTGCGTGCAAAGTTAATCAGGTTATTTCTCAAGTGAATATTAGTTCACCACCAGGTTTCAGTGCTGGTGACATAAAACAAAGATGATGGGACATGGCATCTTACTCCATCATAGATCCTTACCTCCAAGATGAGATGAGATCCTCACCTCCActcttctgtgtttgtgcagaagTAGGACATTGATAGGATGTTGTCCCATAAAGAGCTGTACCTGTGGCTGCTCCAATCTGAGAATTCCTTTTGATATACTCAATAAAGAcaaggaatggggatgggggtgcttTCTCATTACACCAGCTGTTGTGCATTCACTGTCTAGGCCCTTCTCGAGAACTCTGGATGCTGTGTAATCCATGGGCTCTGTAAGAGCTATAAAGATCAGATGTTCAAGGGACACAGTGATCCCCCTTTCCCTACAGCCTGGGCTGGGTGCTTGCTACTGTACCATTTCACGCACATGGTTATCAGAGGAGCCTCAGGGAAACTAGTAGCATCTCAATACTGCTGAGCCCACTCCCACCACAGCAGACATGAGCTGTGTTTGAGTGAATGTCTCGCATACAGCAGGCTCAGCTCCCCTTGATTTGCACTGCATTTCCTCAGAACACCAGGGTGAATATCATCTGTCCCTGGTGATTTTCACTGCTTTATTTATCAATTTGTTGTTAAACCTCTGTTACAGGTTGTCacctgagggtgcagtccaaggAAACTGCAGAGCCCCTTAACCATTCAGCTGTGCCCGCCTCTCCCACAGTCCTCTTCTGCTGATATAGCCTGTCTGTCCTGGCCCTTTTATCACCCACCAGAATAAAAGTTAGCACCATGCACCAAACTGAGCATGCTGAATACTTTACCCTAAGACACTGATAGAGAAACAGAAGACTACAGCCAAATTCTCAGCCCACCCAACCTTGCACCCTTGTTGATGTACAAACATGGAAGTAGAGAATAGTGTATCACACAAGCATCTCTATCATGTGTACTTGTTAAtatatgtaacagagaggtagccgtcttagtctgtagtccaataaaacaaagcagaggacatgtagcaatttaaagactaacaaaattattttgttagtctttaaagtgcggcATTTCCTCTGATTTATTTTGTTAATATAGGTCACTTTCCCCTCACGGTGGGCAAGACATACCACTGCCTTTGTTTACAGAGGGGAGATTTTCCCAGCCACTTCGCTTAAAGGAGGGTGGTTATGAGAAAACCCCACAGAAATTCATTAAATACAGAAAGACAGATTTTACATTATTATAGTGATGGACAACAGATCAAAGTAGATAACCTAGCAAATAAGCAAAGCTCAAATTTAACATAATATGCTAATCTGATAGAAAAGCGATCAATCAATAGATTGATTAATGAATgctaacataagaactaggagttaccaaatgaaagtaatgggtagcaggtttaaaattaacaaaaggaagtttttcttcacccagagcttggttggcctgtggaactccttgccaaaggaagTTGTGgggaccaggactttaacaggattcaaaaaataaatagataaattcacggaggttaggttcatcagtggctattagccagaatgttcaggaatagtgtccctagcctctgcttatCAGAGTCTGGAAATGGAAGACTGGAGAGGGATCAcatgataattacctgttctgttcactctctctggagaatcaggcattggcctctgtcagaagacaggatactgggctggatagagCTTTGGTCAGACCCAGGATAGCCGTTCTTGTGATTTGTATTAGCAATTTCTCACCCTGATGCATGATCAAAGGAATCCACCAAGTTTCCCTCCCGCAGTTCTCTCTTTGTCCTTCTTGGCTGTGGCCAAACTAGCAAGGGCCATTGAAAGGGATAATCCCGATCTGTAATTTCGAACAGAGTCATTTCGATGTGAAGCATATACACACAAAGCGTGGCTCGATACTGCACTGCAATGTCGAAAAGACCCCTcgtcctttcaaaagagagtggctACACCTCATAGAGCCTCCTTTCGAAAAAATGGGTCAGGAAATGGGGCAGAAAGGgtcaaatggccgacaagcccttcctggagcatggacCAGCCGCCACCTTAAggtgcccctcccaaacacctccCCCCATTATATGCTGAGGGTTCAGGATGCATGCCGCGCACGTCCTCCAGCTCAGCATCGGTGGAGCCTTGCtcatccccaaccctgcagcatgcCATGGACCAGCAGCACCTCCAGGACGAGGCCACCCTCCACAttatggccagcctgatggccatccttgCTGCAGTCCGTCTGAGAATCCGGACTACCTGCCACATGACTGGCTTCCTGGAGACCCCCACCTCTGATGGTGCACCCAGAACACCTGCTTCCCCAGGCCTGACATctcctctggcagtaccccaccagcagggaatggtgaGACTGCATCATtctggaggagtgggacaacgagcggtGGCTCCACAATTTTAAGATGACcagggccaccttcatggagttGTGTCAGTGGCTGGCACCAATACTAAGCCACCAGGACACTCTCATGTGCCCTGCCCTGTGGACACTGTCATGTgcccaacctgtggaactccttgcccgaggaggctgtgaaggccaggactctattagggtttaaaaaagagcttgatacatttttgcaggttaggtccataaatggctattagccagggataaagtatggtgccctagccttcataacaagggcaggagatggatggcaggagataaatcacttgatcattgtcttctgttctccttctctggggcacctggctttggccagcgttggcagatgggatgctgggcttgatggacctttggtctgacccagtatggccattcttatgttcttatgttcttatgttcttatgccctccctctggagaaaagggtggccatcgctgCATGGAAGCTAGCTACCTGGACAGCAATCACTCAGTCAgccagcagttcagggtgggtaaggccactgttggggttgTCCTTCTTGAAGTAAGTCAGCTGGGGCTATGAACCCACAACAGGACCCGGGGGGGGTTAGGGAGGGGGATCAGGGttgaggctggggaaggggctggggtaggccagaggaggggggcagagaggagaccCCCATGCACCCctcttgaaaacaaaaataaaaacctttctTGGTAAAACTGAAACCTGAGATTCCTGTGCACCCTCTTGATTCCAGGAGTTGGGggtttcagaaagaaaagaaatagcaCAAGACATTCAATAAAAACCCAGAAACTGGGAGCACCCGTATACAGAGAACCAACAAATGAAGTCACTGGAATTAGTTGATGGTTTTGGCCACATAGTCCCTGAGCTACAGAAAGGTTGTTTCACTCTGCACTATAGCAGGGAGCCCCCAGTTCTCAGGGCTATACTGTCAACAGCCGGACATAATAATGGTTGTCTTGCTGAGTTACAGGGTACCTGAGGCACAGCTCAGAGGGGTTTCTCCTTATGTTCAGGCAGGGGAGCTGGTTGTAAGAGGGTGTTTGACAGGTTTATGCACTGGATGGTATAACTGGGGCCACCTGCCATAGCAGGGAACTGGTCCCATTGACAAGGGAGGTCATTTCTAAACTCGTGTCCAAATGGGTCATATTCACTCATTTTGCCTCCTCACTGGAACTCCTGTGGCATTGCTTCCTCACCATGACCAGCCACACTGGAGCTAGCTTTAGGATGGGGGTTCTGAGTTGTGTCCATCACTACACATGTATGTGCCCTTCCTGCCCCTAACCTAGGGGTCACATCACGGGCTGCCAAAGCTCGCAGCCTGGACACAATGGAAGTTAATGGGGTCTGTTCTGTCCCTTTTGAGTGAGTTGGCACACTAGCCACAAATGGAGACAGATGCAGAGCGTCCAGGGCTGGTGGCCTGGACCCTGATGCTGGAGGACTGCACAGCCTGTGGGACTGGCAATTAGTGCGACTCCAGGACGTAGTGAATAGTGTGGGACCCCATTACGGGTCACTCAGCATGCAAAACCAGGAGCACACTTACTTCCTGCACATGTATGACTATGACCCTGCTCTGGGCCCTGGCTGATGGATTTCCTCAGTAGATTCAGGAGAAAGCATGACTCAGTGTTATTGTCTGTTAAAGGAATTGAAATAAATAGATggttggagatacacatctcctagaactggaagggaccttgggaggttatctagtctaatcccctgccctcttagcagcaccaagcaccatccctgacatctatttggcccactctctaaatggcctcctcaaggattgagctcacatcaCTGGATTTTGGAGGGCAATGCTCAATcaactgagctacccctcccccttgGGCTCCTGATGTTTTGGGTTCCTGTTTAGTGCTGTCACAGGAGTGTAATTCCCTGCATTTCTGGTAATCTCCGAATGTGAAACTGCAAGATGTCCCTCCCAGCTGCTACCTCCTTGGAGGAAGAGTCGTTCTGGGGTTAATGTGCTGACCGGGGACTCAGTCGCTCTGGGTTCAGTTCCAGGTTCTTCTACAGACTTCTGTGAACTTGGGCAACTCACCTAGTCCCACTGTGCCTCAGCCATATATACACGagcccccttcctttcagaaagggcaagtGAATAAGCGAGTTgaaaaggtgctaatgaggcactgttatgaatacgcagcacctcattagcataatggtggccatggcaattcgaaagtgccgcttttgaatagcgcgctgcctgtggagacagggcctttcaaaaggaccccccagtcttcaagagccccttcttcctaacagataggaagaaggggcttttgaagtccgtggggtccttctgaaaggtgCCCATCTCCCCAGGCGGCACCctattcaaaagcggcactttcaaatcaccacagACACCATTCTGCTAATAAGGTTCTGCATATtgatagcagtgcctcattaggatcttttcaacttgctcattaacatgcttttgaaaggaaggggctcgtgtagacacagactgTGTGTTTGGATAGGGCTCCGTGTAAACAGGTACATCTGGGAACAAGGGGTTTTGGCCATCCTTGCTGGAAAAGGGACCCAATGCTGGGAGGCAGTTACTCTGAAAACTGATCAAAACCCCATTAACAGATCTTAAAGACACTGGCTACAACAGCAGGCCCAGCTTGCACATCTGTGATGAacttgggctggcagggggtgggcaaAAGTCCTGGAAAAGAAAGAGGTCCAGAGACAGTGGTGGATTGGCCTAGATGCCAGCAGATCACTGAGATCAATACCTAAATTTAGTCATCCCTGGAGCCTTTTCAGTCCTCAGATATGGCCCAATAAAATCCCCAGGGAGATGGGAAGGGACCTGCCATGCTGGAACAACGTGAGGCTTTAGAGccttttgaaatcttcttttTCTTGCTGCATCCTGGGTTTGCAATGCAGGAAAGGGGCCTGACAGAGAGAAATCTGCTCCGATTTTATCATTATTGTTATTTGATTCTATTTTACTTTAAGACAACCACCTTGTCAGGCCTGAAGGAGCCGTGTGAGTGGTCAGACATTTATGAAAAATAGTGACAAGCCCCAGTACCAGCAATGGAGCCTTGGGCAGGGCTGTCCCTTCAGACCAGTTATTTAGCATCACCCCCTGTTATTTGGCCTCCTCCCATTGGCCTTTGGCTGTGATGGGGTTAACGCTGGTGCATATGAAGCCAGGCAGCTGAAGTTCCTTAATGGCCAAGTGGTCCCCAAGGGAATGTGCCAGCATGCTTCATAAAGGCAGTTTGCTCCCTGTCTGCACACACATTGCCTGCTGCCTGCGCAACCTCTGCACTGACTCCATGTCCTTTAGGTTGATGATC contains:
- the LOC142002925 gene encoding olfactory receptor 51G2-like isoform X1, which encodes MSPVNDTTFTHAVFLLTGIPGKEDIYLWIAIPFCFIYVILILANSIILNVIKTDSSLHEPMYVFLSMLAVTDLALSITTMPTILGIFLFNSREISFNACFAQMFFIHFSQFAESSVLLFMAFDRFVAISNPLRYASILTLPRIAMMGLVCVLRGLAIILPLPLLLKRYRYCRDNVLSHSYCLHQEVMKLACADITVNSIYGLSALVLTMGLDALLIFLSYVMIMKTVLNIASQADCLKALKTCGSHLCIVLLFYSPEISLSVMHRFMNSSSHLLQIILGYIYLLVPPLMNPIVYSVQSTHLRAKLIRLFHSAL
- the LOC142002925 gene encoding olfactory receptor 51G2-like isoform X2 — its product is MSPVNDTTFTHAVFLLTGIPGKEDIYLWIAIPFCFIYVILILANSIILNVIKTDSSLHEPMYVFLSMLAVTDLALSITTMPTILGIFLFNSREISFNACFAQMFFIHFSQFAESSVLLFMAFDRFVAISNPLRYASILTLPRIAMMGLVCVLRGLAIILPLPLLLKRYRYCRDNVLSHSYCLHQEVMKLACADITVNSIYGLSALVLTMGLDALLIFLSYVMIMKTVLNIASQADCLKALKTCGSHLCIVLLFYSPEISLSVMHRFMNSSSHLLQIILGYIYLLVPPLMNPIVYSVQSTHLRAKLIRLFLK